One Paraburkholderia kururiensis DNA window includes the following coding sequences:
- a CDS encoding NUDIX domain-containing protein — MTDYRFCPRCATPLVERTDPEHEGGRVRQTCPDEACGYVHWNNPLPVVAAIVEYEGRVLLARNAAWPEGTFALITGFLENGETPEEGIAREVREETALHAQSVELVGVYEFIRKNELIIAYHVKAHGTIALSPELLEYRLVEPAKLRPWLAGTGQALAEWMRRRGLPFEFVERPGQ; from the coding sequence ATGACCGACTACCGCTTCTGCCCCCGCTGCGCCACGCCGCTCGTCGAGCGAACCGATCCGGAACACGAGGGCGGCCGCGTGCGCCAGACCTGTCCGGACGAGGCCTGCGGCTATGTGCACTGGAACAATCCGCTGCCCGTGGTCGCTGCGATCGTCGAGTACGAAGGGCGCGTGCTGCTCGCGCGCAATGCCGCCTGGCCCGAGGGCACCTTCGCGCTCATCACGGGCTTTCTCGAAAACGGCGAAACGCCCGAAGAAGGTATTGCCCGCGAGGTGCGCGAGGAAACGGCCCTGCACGCGCAGAGCGTGGAACTGGTCGGCGTCTACGAGTTCATCCGCAAGAACGAACTGATCATCGCGTATCACGTGAAGGCGCATGGCACCATCGCGCTGTCGCCCGAACTTCTGGAGTATCGGCTCGTGGAGCCCGCGAAGCTGCGGCCGTGGCTGGCGGGCACGGGCCAGGCGCTCGCCGAATGGATGCGGCGACGCGGCCTGCCGTTCGAGTTCGTCGAGCGGCCGGGCCAATGA